A single Calidifontibacter indicus DNA region contains:
- a CDS encoding class I SAM-dependent methyltransferase: MADESLVWAEFGDTLRLPIDDSDYVRDIPWEQAAFMAQLPLIDIGSGSGLVTVTLGEKYPDAEILSVEPDPIMRSLLMSRIAEHPELRSRTTVLPDTIGQTWLPAQCGGALLFNVIYFLGGRARDRFWQRMADVLAPGAPILMSRSYGGVPEEAVEKKLASTASMGRHEYQRWFEAKPGRDNRMEITQTFVVLRDGEKVREEAATIAAWGLDEDLVLDEIPIGKFGIEEINDRYFAIRRLPDIKR; this comes from the coding sequence ATGGCCGACGAGAGTTTGGTGTGGGCCGAGTTCGGTGACACATTGCGGTTGCCGATCGACGACTCGGACTATGTGCGGGACATCCCGTGGGAGCAGGCGGCGTTCATGGCGCAGTTGCCGCTCATCGACATCGGTTCGGGCAGCGGCCTGGTCACCGTGACCTTGGGGGAGAAGTACCCCGACGCCGAGATCCTGTCGGTCGAGCCCGACCCGATCATGCGCTCCCTGCTCATGTCACGTATCGCAGAGCACCCCGAACTTCGTTCGCGCACAACGGTTCTGCCCGACACCATCGGCCAGACCTGGTTGCCGGCGCAGTGTGGCGGCGCGTTGCTCTTCAACGTCATCTACTTCCTCGGCGGCCGCGCCCGCGACCGGTTTTGGCAGCGAATGGCCGACGTGCTCGCGCCGGGTGCCCCGATCCTGATGAGCCGGTCGTACGGCGGCGTGCCCGAGGAGGCCGTCGAAAAGAAGCTCGCCTCGACCGCCTCGATGGGCCGGCACGAATACCAGCGGTGGTTCGAGGCCAAGCCCGGCCGCGACAACCGGATGGAGATCACCCAGACCTTCGTCGTGCTGCGCGACGGTGAGAAGGTGCGTGAGGAAGCCGCCACCATCGCCGCCTGGGGCCTCGACGAAGACCTCGTGCTCGACGAGATCCCGATCGGCAAGTTCGGCATCGAGGAGATCAACGACCGCTACTTCGCGATTCGCCGGTTGCCGGACATCAAGCGCTGA
- a CDS encoding maleylpyruvate isomerase N-terminal domain-containing protein — translation MRQPTNDQFRAEIDRQSALFRTALTGCDEAARVPACPDWAATDLLAHLTEVQAFWAHIVATPITEGSQLDSYDDPTPADTYAARLTEFDAAHRSLGTAVGAATPGDARWMWASDQGLHTVGYITRRQAHEALIHRVDAEQAAAQPVTDADPHLAADGVDEMVTVMLGGHPEWASFAGDGRVVRLAATDTGDEWLVELGRLAGTHPRSGEQFEEAGLRPVTGGEPIATISAPAWPLDLWLWNRTDAASVERTGDADALRHVDDALAEGLN, via the coding sequence ATGAGACAGCCGACGAACGACCAGTTCCGCGCCGAGATCGACCGCCAGTCCGCGTTGTTCCGCACCGCACTCACCGGCTGTGACGAGGCCGCTCGGGTGCCCGCCTGCCCCGACTGGGCGGCGACCGACCTGCTCGCCCACCTCACCGAGGTGCAGGCCTTCTGGGCCCATATCGTCGCCACCCCGATCACCGAGGGCTCCCAGCTCGACAGCTACGACGACCCGACCCCCGCCGACACCTATGCCGCGCGGCTCACCGAGTTCGACGCGGCACACCGTTCACTGGGCACCGCCGTCGGCGCCGCGACCCCGGGTGACGCCCGGTGGATGTGGGCCTCCGACCAGGGGCTGCACACCGTCGGCTACATCACCAGGCGGCAGGCACACGAGGCGTTGATCCACCGGGTCGACGCGGAACAGGCGGCCGCACAACCCGTGACGGACGCCGACCCCCACCTGGCCGCGGACGGCGTCGACGAGATGGTCACGGTCATGCTGGGCGGGCACCCCGAGTGGGCGAGCTTCGCCGGCGACGGACGCGTGGTGCGTCTTGCGGCCACCGACACCGGCGACGAGTGGCTGGTCGAGCTCGGACGCCTCGCCGGCACGCATCCGCGATCCGGCGAACAGTTCGAGGAGGCCGGCCTCAGGCCGGTCACCGGCGGCGAGCCGATCGCCACGATCAGCGCTCCCGCGTGGCCACTCGACCTGTGGTTGTGGAACCGCACGGACGCCGCATCGGTGGAGCGCACCGGCGATGCCGATGCGCTCCGTCACGTCGACGATGCCCTCGCCGAAGGGTTGAACTGA
- a CDS encoding sensor histidine kinase, which yields MTDIWVESSRSRRVRLWAESILLVLLGFTSLVVGLTNPWPAVAAAVVMFAAVLLRHWRPKLAAGLALVAGLMQLTQWTAFNPVADLGFAPICYQLAVQRDSSARRLGLLLAGLATACVAIVMPLRAPGPRTAADLVATGAALGAMGAVVAFGGWAGGFMRFQSRRAVEEQVAGQLAEADRRRLMDAYEQAQTRNRIAADMHDVVAHSWAVVAAQADGARYSLRTSPDRAEQALEVIGETARGAITDLRRILTQLRHAESDEGTIGPEQQQVVLDRMSASGMDLRFTETGERPTSSLLTLTAHRLLAESLTNALKHGDLSRPVTAILLWDKGFTLDIRNAIGATPGSGTGHGILGMTERADLAGGQVTSRREGDQWVVRATVPQPGQQAGQQTGQQTQRPQQQEQA from the coding sequence GTGACCGACATCTGGGTGGAGAGCTCGCGCTCCCGACGCGTGCGCCTCTGGGCCGAGTCGATCCTGCTCGTCCTGCTCGGCTTCACCTCCCTGGTGGTCGGTCTCACCAACCCCTGGCCGGCGGTGGCGGCCGCCGTCGTGATGTTCGCGGCCGTGCTGCTGCGGCACTGGCGGCCGAAGCTCGCCGCCGGCCTCGCGCTCGTCGCCGGGCTGATGCAACTCACCCAGTGGACGGCGTTCAACCCGGTGGCCGACCTCGGGTTCGCTCCGATCTGCTATCAGCTTGCGGTACAACGAGATTCGTCGGCGCGCCGGCTAGGCCTACTGCTCGCTGGGCTCGCCACCGCCTGCGTGGCGATCGTGATGCCGCTGCGCGCGCCCGGCCCACGCACCGCCGCCGACCTGGTGGCCACCGGCGCCGCGCTCGGCGCGATGGGCGCGGTCGTGGCCTTCGGTGGGTGGGCCGGCGGTTTCATGCGGTTCCAGTCGCGGCGTGCGGTCGAGGAGCAGGTGGCCGGACAGCTTGCCGAGGCCGACCGCCGGCGCCTGATGGATGCGTACGAGCAGGCCCAGACCCGCAACCGGATAGCCGCCGACATGCACGATGTCGTCGCGCACTCGTGGGCGGTCGTCGCCGCGCAGGCCGACGGCGCGCGATACAGCCTGCGCACCTCCCCCGACCGTGCCGAGCAGGCCCTGGAGGTCATCGGCGAGACCGCCCGCGGGGCGATCACCGACCTGCGCCGCATCCTCACCCAACTGCGCCATGCGGAGTCGGACGAAGGCACGATCGGACCCGAGCAACAGCAGGTGGTGCTCGACCGGATGAGCGCCAGCGGGATGGATCTGCGGTTCACCGAGACCGGCGAGCGCCCCACGTCCTCGCTGCTCACCCTGACCGCTCATCGCCTGCTCGCCGAGTCGTTGACCAACGCGTTGAAGCACGGTGACCTCTCCCGGCCCGTGACCGCAATCCTGCTGTGGGACAAAGGTTTCACCCTCGACATCCGGAACGCGATCGGCGCGACACCCGGGTCGGGCACCGGCCACGGCATTCTCGGCATGACCGAGCGCGCCGACCTCGCCGGAGGTCAGGTCACCTCCCGCCGCGAGGGCGACCAGTGGGTGGTGCGGGCGACCGTGCCCCAGCCAGGTCAACAGGCAGGCCAGCAGACAGGCCAGCAGACGCAGCGACCCCAGCAACAGGAGCAGGCATGA
- a CDS encoding hemolysin family protein has product MIPLLIAAFVAIVIGATLAAVDSALSRVGRHQVEEFVADGRRGATALADLADDPSAALMVLNFLRVVAEMSAAVMVTLAVDRLSGEFWRTLLISIAVLAVASFVIVGVSPRTLGRQHAGGFALAFAPIVRWMGNLFGPLAHLLVAVGNAVTPGRGYRDGPFDSEAELREFVDLAGESDLIEAEERRMIHSVFELGDTIAREVMVPRTDMVCIDRSKTLRQAMSLFTRSGFSRIPVVDGNPDEVEGALYFKDVAARLVSTRDDHRDDLVTEHMREAVFVPDSKPADVLLREMQAERRHFAIVIDEYGGTAGLVTLEDIVEEVVGEIDDEFDRATPGVQLLDDGTTRVPARMAIDDFAELFEVSITEDDVDTVGGLLTKLLGRVPLVGATVQIEGLTLRAERMAGRRHQIATVSVDRQPPTPESAESPESAESPESAESDDTSSDVSDILRQRESTRGVAHE; this is encoded by the coding sequence ATGATCCCGTTACTGATCGCCGCCTTCGTGGCGATCGTCATCGGAGCGACCCTCGCCGCGGTCGACAGCGCGCTGTCGCGGGTCGGTCGACACCAGGTCGAGGAGTTCGTGGCCGACGGTCGACGCGGTGCGACCGCGCTCGCCGACCTGGCCGACGACCCGAGCGCCGCACTGATGGTGCTCAACTTCCTGCGCGTCGTCGCCGAGATGTCGGCCGCGGTCATGGTGACGTTGGCGGTCGACCGGCTGAGTGGGGAGTTCTGGCGCACGCTGCTGATCTCCATCGCGGTGCTGGCGGTCGCCTCGTTCGTGATCGTCGGTGTCTCGCCGCGCACCCTCGGCCGCCAGCATGCCGGCGGCTTCGCGCTCGCGTTCGCGCCGATCGTGCGCTGGATGGGCAACCTGTTCGGCCCGTTGGCGCACCTGCTGGTGGCCGTCGGCAACGCGGTGACGCCCGGGCGCGGCTACCGCGACGGACCGTTCGACTCCGAGGCCGAGCTGCGCGAATTCGTCGACCTGGCAGGCGAATCCGACCTCATCGAGGCCGAAGAGCGAAGGATGATCCACTCGGTCTTCGAGCTCGGTGACACCATCGCCCGCGAGGTGATGGTGCCGCGCACCGATATGGTCTGCATCGATCGCAGCAAGACGCTGCGGCAGGCGATGTCGCTGTTCACCCGGTCGGGCTTCTCCCGCATCCCGGTCGTCGACGGCAACCCCGACGAGGTCGAGGGCGCGCTCTACTTCAAGGACGTCGCCGCCCGGCTCGTCAGCACCCGCGACGACCATCGCGACGACCTCGTCACCGAGCACATGCGGGAGGCCGTGTTCGTGCCCGACAGCAAGCCGGCCGACGTGTTGTTGCGCGAGATGCAGGCCGAGCGCCGCCACTTCGCGATCGTCATCGACGAGTACGGCGGCACCGCCGGTCTGGTGACACTGGAGGACATCGTCGAGGAGGTCGTAGGCGAGATCGACGACGAATTCGACCGTGCGACACCGGGAGTGCAGCTGCTCGACGACGGCACGACCCGGGTGCCGGCCCGGATGGCGATCGACGACTTCGCCGAGTTGTTCGAGGTGTCGATCACCGAGGACGACGTCGACACCGTCGGCGGCCTGCTCACCAAACTGCTCGGCAGGGTGCCGCTCGTCGGTGCGACGGTGCAGATCGAGGGCCTCACGCTGCGGGCCGAGCGGATGGCGGGACGCCGGCACCAGATCGCGACGGTCTCGGTCGATCGGCAGCCGCCGACGCCCGAGTCGGCCGAGTCGCCCGAGTCCGCCGAGTCGCCCGAGTCGGCGGAGTCGGACGACACGTCGTCCGACGTCTCGGACATACTCAGGCAGCGGGAGTCGACACGAGGAGTTGCCCATGAGTGA
- a CDS encoding response regulator codes for MIRVALVDDQAMFRAGIAMVIDSQPDLTVVAQAGDGADAEAMVREHRPDVVLMDVRMPRVDGVAATRRLVDAFGDECPKVLVLTTFDLDESAAGAIEAGASGFVLKDTRPELLLETIRAVADGSQVMAAGATRRLFETFRSRSVRSTGPEYDALTPREREILVRAAQGMSNGEIAAAEFLSEATVKTHVSRILTKLQLRDRVQLVVYAYEHDLV; via the coding sequence ATGATCCGCGTGGCGCTCGTCGACGACCAGGCGATGTTCCGAGCGGGCATCGCAATGGTGATCGACAGCCAACCCGATCTCACCGTGGTCGCCCAGGCCGGCGACGGAGCCGACGCCGAGGCGATGGTGCGTGAGCACCGTCCCGATGTCGTGTTGATGGATGTGCGGATGCCCCGCGTCGATGGGGTCGCCGCCACCCGTCGCCTGGTCGACGCCTTCGGGGACGAGTGCCCGAAGGTGTTGGTGCTGACCACCTTCGACCTCGACGAGTCGGCCGCGGGTGCGATCGAGGCCGGCGCCAGCGGGTTCGTGCTCAAGGACACCCGTCCGGAGTTGTTGCTGGAGACCATCCGGGCCGTCGCCGACGGCTCGCAGGTGATGGCGGCGGGCGCCACCCGACGGCTGTTCGAGACCTTCCGGTCGCGCTCGGTCCGCAGCACCGGCCCGGAGTACGACGCGCTCACCCCGCGCGAGCGCGAGATCCTGGTGCGCGCGGCGCAGGGCATGTCCAACGGCGAGATCGCCGCGGCCGAATTCCTTTCGGAGGCAACGGTGAAGACGCACGTGTCGCGCATCCTGACGAAGTTGCAACTGCGCGATCGGGTGCAACTCGTCGTCTACGCCTACGAGCACGATCTCGTCTGA
- the leuA gene encoding 2-isopropylmalate synthase has translation MIFPQQPSGMPTAKYLPFDQQIKVDLPDRTWPDKVITKAPRWCAVDLRDGNQALIDPMNSERKMRMFKLLVRMGYKEIEVGFPSASQTDYDFCRELIEGGHIPDDVTIQVLTQCRDHLVERTFDAIKGAKTAIVHFYNSTSVLQRRVVFGLDQDGIVDIALQGARLCKKLEETIPETKVFYEYSPESYTGTELEFAVRVCNEVIDVIDPTPDHKMIINLPATVEMATPNVYADSIEWMIRHLERRESLVVSLHPHNDRGEGVAAAELGYLAGADRIEGCLFGNGERTGNVCLVTLGMNLFSQGVDPEIDFSNMDDIRRTVEHCNQLRVPERHPWGGDLVYTAFSGSHQDAIKKGFEDMDRQVADTGKELNSLVWGVPYLPIDPHDIGRTYEAVVRVNSQSGKGGSAYILKSEYGLDLPKRLQIEFSGVVQKRTDSEGGEVSPAQMWELFSDEYLPSKDAESEGWGRFRPIGHTVESGSEGKDHITAELLDHGRQITIEGWGNGPIAAFVDALSTLGIDVRVLDYAEHAMSAGGDAKAASFVEAAIGERVLWGVGVHSSIVKASLTAILSAVNRATRDAD, from the coding sequence ATGATTTTCCCGCAGCAGCCCTCCGGAATGCCCACCGCCAAGTACCTCCCGTTCGATCAGCAGATCAAGGTCGACCTGCCCGACCGCACCTGGCCCGACAAGGTCATCACGAAGGCACCGCGGTGGTGCGCGGTCGACCTGCGCGACGGCAACCAAGCCCTGATCGACCCGATGAACTCCGAGCGCAAGATGCGCATGTTCAAGCTGCTGGTTCGCATGGGCTACAAGGAGATCGAGGTCGGCTTCCCATCGGCCAGCCAGACCGACTACGACTTCTGCCGCGAGCTCATCGAGGGCGGCCACATCCCCGACGACGTCACCATCCAGGTGCTGACCCAGTGCCGCGACCACCTCGTCGAGCGCACCTTCGACGCCATCAAGGGCGCCAAGACGGCGATCGTGCACTTCTACAACTCCACCTCGGTGCTGCAACGCCGGGTCGTCTTCGGTCTCGACCAGGACGGCATCGTCGACATCGCGCTGCAGGGCGCGCGGCTGTGCAAGAAGCTGGAGGAGACCATCCCGGAGACGAAGGTCTTCTACGAGTACTCGCCCGAGTCGTACACCGGCACCGAGCTGGAGTTCGCCGTCCGGGTCTGTAACGAGGTCATCGACGTCATCGACCCGACGCCCGACCACAAGATGATCATCAACCTGCCGGCCACCGTCGAGATGGCCACGCCGAACGTCTACGCCGACTCGATCGAGTGGATGATCCGGCACCTCGAGCGGCGCGAGTCGCTGGTGGTGTCGCTGCACCCGCACAACGACCGCGGCGAGGGTGTCGCGGCAGCCGAGCTCGGCTACCTGGCCGGCGCCGACCGCATCGAGGGCTGCCTGTTCGGCAACGGTGAGCGCACCGGCAACGTCTGCCTCGTCACCCTCGGCATGAACCTCTTCAGCCAGGGCGTCGACCCCGAGATCGACTTCTCGAACATGGACGACATCCGCCGCACCGTCGAGCACTGCAACCAGTTGCGCGTGCCCGAGCGCCACCCGTGGGGCGGCGACCTGGTCTACACCGCCTTCTCCGGCTCCCACCAGGACGCCATCAAGAAGGGTTTCGAGGACATGGACCGCCAGGTCGCCGACACCGGCAAGGAACTCAACTCGCTGGTCTGGGGCGTGCCCTACCTGCCGATCGACCCGCACGACATCGGCCGCACCTACGAGGCGGTCGTCCGGGTGAACTCGCAGTCGGGCAAGGGCGGTTCCGCCTACATCCTGAAGTCGGAGTACGGCCTCGACCTGCCCAAGCGACTGCAGATCGAGTTCAGCGGGGTCGTGCAGAAGCGCACCGACTCCGAGGGCGGCGAGGTGTCGCCGGCTCAGATGTGGGAGCTGTTCAGCGACGAGTACCTGCCGAGCAAGGACGCCGAGTCGGAGGGCTGGGGACGCTTCCGCCCGATCGGCCACACGGTCGAGTCGGGTTCGGAGGGCAAGGACCACATCACCGCCGAACTGCTGGATCACGGTCGCCAGATCACCATCGAGGGCTGGGGCAACGGCCCGATCGCGGCGTTCGTCGACGCGCTGTCGACCCTGGGCATCGACGTGCGCGTGCTCGACTACGCCGAGCACGCGATGTCGGCCGGTGGCGACGCGAAGGCGGCGTCGTTCGTCGAGGCCGCCATCGGTGAGCGCGTGCTCTGGGGCGTCGGTGTGCACAGCTCGATCGTCAAGGCGTCGCTCACCGCGATCCTGTCGGCCGTCAACCGGGCGACCCGCGACGCGGACTGA
- a CDS encoding ABC transporter permease, with the protein MSARISNRSLVMGSLRERSTITLVAGLSGFYAAALMMGASILQTLSAGDGSSVGVYLSIVAGVFIGIALYVAAVVITGCVATVIAGRLRQIATLRLIGADSRTLRRDVCRSCGIAGLVGGAIGILVGTLTADIARIWLVHRATLPARAYASVDVRSMFALVAVVGCAALAGYVGSRKVLEVNPAQAMTGVLDAHGTKRAGRVRAAFTVLLLVPGVALLALAMKLREHDSQAGFFVAFLGSVLAGSAVLIGASFIVPRLVALVGHLLGNDPAAQVARRNATADPMRTTRATVGLVVGVTLVTTFASGMKALQDSVAGWDLSPADERHAQQVLSTFSTVLICIVVISSVIAAVGFVSTMSLLVIQRRREIGLLRALGFTTRQVATMVTKEAVALGATAVLFGLLLGVTFGSVGAQSLVGSVNDGFVWGLPAPVLAAIVLCAVALVLVAALPPARRALRITPVQALRVEA; encoded by the coding sequence ATGAGCGCCCGCATCAGCAACCGGTCGCTGGTGATGGGCAGTCTGCGCGAGCGCAGCACCATCACCCTCGTCGCCGGCCTGTCCGGCTTCTACGCCGCAGCGCTCATGATGGGCGCCTCGATCCTGCAGACGCTCTCCGCGGGCGACGGCAGCTCGGTCGGTGTTTACCTCAGCATCGTGGCCGGCGTCTTCATCGGCATCGCGTTGTACGTCGCGGCCGTCGTGATCACCGGATGTGTGGCAACGGTCATCGCCGGACGGCTCCGGCAGATCGCCACCCTGCGCCTGATCGGCGCCGACAGCCGCACCCTTCGCCGCGATGTCTGCCGCTCGTGCGGCATCGCGGGCCTGGTCGGCGGCGCGATCGGCATCCTCGTCGGCACGCTCACCGCCGATATCGCCCGCATCTGGTTGGTGCACCGCGCCACACTGCCGGCGCGGGCCTACGCCTCGGTCGACGTCCGCAGCATGTTTGCGTTGGTCGCCGTGGTCGGATGCGCGGCGTTGGCCGGCTACGTTGGTTCGCGAAAAGTGTTGGAGGTCAACCCTGCCCAGGCCATGACCGGAGTGCTCGACGCGCACGGCACCAAGCGAGCCGGACGGGTGCGGGCTGCCTTCACGGTGCTGCTGCTCGTGCCAGGAGTCGCCCTGCTCGCGCTCGCGATGAAGCTGCGCGAGCATGACTCCCAAGCGGGGTTCTTCGTGGCCTTCCTCGGGTCGGTGCTCGCCGGGAGCGCGGTGCTGATCGGTGCCTCGTTCATCGTGCCGCGTCTCGTCGCCCTCGTCGGACACCTGCTCGGCAACGATCCTGCTGCACAGGTGGCCCGCCGCAACGCCACCGCCGATCCGATGCGCACCACCCGCGCCACCGTGGGTCTGGTGGTCGGCGTGACGCTGGTGACGACCTTCGCCTCGGGCATGAAGGCGTTGCAGGACTCCGTCGCCGGATGGGATCTCTCCCCCGCCGACGAACGTCACGCGCAGCAGGTGCTGTCGACCTTCAGCACGGTGCTCATCTGCATCGTCGTGATTTCCTCGGTCATCGCCGCGGTCGGGTTCGTCAGCACGATGTCGCTGCTGGTGATCCAGCGACGCCGCGAGATCGGGCTGCTGCGTGCGCTCGGGTTCACCACCCGCCAGGTCGCGACCATGGTCACCAAGGAGGCCGTCGCACTCGGCGCCACCGCGGTGCTCTTCGGATTGCTGCTCGGGGTGACGTTCGGCTCGGTCGGCGCGCAGTCGCTCGTGGGATCGGTGAACGACGGGTTCGTCTGGGGCCTGCCCGCGCCCGTGCTCGCCGCGATCGTGCTCTGCGCCGTCGCACTGGTGCTGGTCGCAGCCCTGCCGCCGGCCCGCCGAGCGTTGCGGATCACGCCGGTGCAGGCGCTGCGCGTCGAGGCCTGA
- a CDS encoding ABC transporter ATP-binding protein, whose product MNLHTANPNLDASATHAVVTFRDVTKHYGDPAAPVRALEGITVDIHRGEFTAIMGPSGSGKSTFMNIAAGLDDPASGECHIAGQPVHRMDDHQRTLLRRSAVGFVFQSFNLVPTLSAAENVVLPFQLAGRTVDAETRRWIDHLMSTLGLAERAAHRPAQLSGGQQQRVAIARALASRPQIVFADEPTGNLDTRTSPEVLSLLRTAASEYGQTIAMVSHDPVAASYADRILIISDGRLVGDHGRLSPSQISELLIGTEVGAA is encoded by the coding sequence ATGAACCTGCACACCGCGAACCCGAACCTCGACGCCTCGGCCACGCACGCCGTCGTGACCTTCCGAGACGTCACCAAACACTACGGCGACCCGGCGGCACCCGTCCGCGCACTCGAGGGCATCACCGTCGACATCCACCGCGGTGAGTTCACCGCGATCATGGGCCCGTCGGGTTCGGGTAAGTCGACCTTCATGAACATCGCCGCGGGTCTCGACGACCCGGCGTCCGGCGAGTGCCATATCGCCGGGCAGCCGGTGCACCGCATGGACGACCATCAACGAACTCTGTTGCGCCGCAGCGCCGTCGGCTTCGTCTTCCAGTCGTTCAACCTGGTGCCGACCTTGTCGGCCGCCGAGAACGTGGTGTTGCCGTTCCAGTTGGCCGGACGCACCGTCGATGCGGAGACCCGCCGTTGGATCGATCACCTGATGTCCACCCTCGGGTTGGCCGAACGCGCCGCGCACCGTCCGGCGCAGTTGTCCGGCGGCCAGCAGCAACGGGTCGCGATCGCACGGGCACTCGCCTCGCGACCGCAGATCGTGTTCGCCGACGAGCCCACCGGCAACCTCGACACCCGCACCTCGCCGGAGGTGCTGTCGTTGCTGCGCACGGCGGCCTCGGAGTACGGCCAGACGATCGCGATGGTCAGTCACGACCCGGTGGCCGCGTCGTACGCCGACCGCATCCTGATCATCAGCGACGGACGGCTGGTCGGCGACCACGGCCGCCTGTCCCCCAGCCAGATCTCCGAGCTGCTCATCGGCACCGAGGTCGGTGCGGCATGA
- the era gene encoding GTPase Era yields MSEFRAGFACLVGRPNAGKSTLTNALVGQKVAITSNKPQTTRHTIRGIRTTDESQLILVDTPGLHKPRTLLGQRLNDVVRETLMDVDVIGFCLPADQKIGPGDQFITNELAELRRGRRKPVVAIATKIDSVSRDRLTEHLVAMDQLGDWDDIVPCSAVDGTQVDTVAEVLTSHLPKSPKLYPDDVLTDEPELVMIAELVREAALEGVRDELPHSLAVVVEEMTPREGRPEGKPLMDVRVNVFVERPSQKAIIIGRGGSRLREVGTKSRAGIERLLGQRVFLDLHVKVAKDWQTDPNQLSKLGF; encoded by the coding sequence ATGAGTGAGTTCCGAGCCGGATTCGCCTGTCTGGTCGGACGACCCAACGCGGGCAAGTCGACCCTGACGAACGCGTTGGTCGGGCAGAAGGTGGCGATCACCTCGAACAAGCCGCAGACGACGCGGCACACGATTCGGGGCATCCGCACCACCGACGAGTCGCAGCTGATCCTCGTCGACACCCCCGGGCTGCACAAACCGCGCACGCTGCTCGGCCAGCGGCTCAACGACGTCGTGCGCGAAACGCTGATGGACGTCGATGTCATCGGGTTCTGCCTGCCGGCCGACCAGAAGATCGGGCCGGGCGACCAGTTCATCACCAACGAACTCGCCGAGCTGCGCCGCGGCCGCCGCAAGCCGGTCGTCGCGATCGCCACCAAGATCGACTCGGTGAGTCGCGACCGGCTCACCGAGCACCTCGTCGCGATGGATCAGCTCGGCGACTGGGACGACATCGTGCCCTGCTCGGCGGTCGACGGCACCCAGGTCGACACGGTGGCCGAGGTGCTCACCTCGCACCTGCCGAAGTCGCCGAAGCTGTACCCGGACGACGTGCTGACCGACGAGCCCGAGCTGGTGATGATCGCCGAACTCGTGCGCGAGGCCGCGTTGGAGGGAGTGCGCGACGAGTTGCCGCACAGCCTGGCCGTGGTCGTGGAGGAGATGACCCCGCGCGAGGGACGACCCGAAGGCAAGCCGTTGATGGACGTGCGCGTCAACGTGTTCGTCGAGCGTCCGTCGCAGAAGGCGATCATCATCGGCCGTGGCGGGTCTCGACTGCGCGAGGTCGGCACCAAGTCGCGAGCCGGCATCGAGAGGCTGCTCGGACAGCGGGTGTTCCTCGATCTGCACGTCAAGGTCGCCAAGGACTGGCAGACCGACCCGAATCAATTGTCGAAGTTGGGGTTCTAG
- a CDS encoding M4 family metallopeptidase codes for MNTTACTIVPPHILRALARSSDERVAQAAEHTLRTRLTVEGKRAAQARRPRPGDRSAPGGSGFLPRDLQARAERTLDLPPTATTTPNPQRSIHDAQQGTKLPGVLERSEGEPAVADESVNEAYDGLGATWSLYYDVFGRNSLDDNGLPLVASVHYDKKFDNAYWDGEQMVFGDGDGVYFSSFTDSIDVIGHELTHGLTQYTAGFVYVGQSGALNESMSDVFGSMVKQRSLGQSAAQADWLIGQGLFTARVHGEALRSMKAPGTAYDDPNIGKDPQPATMDGYQQLPHDDSGDNGGVHINSGIPNHAFYLAAAALGANSWETVGPVWYDTLTRGGLPKDADFAGFAAATIKAAETRYGADSEQERAVRTAWEQVKVVVSA; via the coding sequence ATGAACACGACAGCCTGCACGATCGTCCCGCCGCACATCCTGCGTGCCCTGGCACGCTCATCCGACGAACGGGTGGCACAGGCGGCCGAGCACACGCTGCGCACTCGCCTCACGGTCGAGGGCAAGCGGGCCGCGCAGGCGAGGCGGCCGCGTCCGGGTGACCGATCTGCCCCGGGCGGCAGCGGTTTCCTGCCCCGCGATCTGCAAGCGCGTGCCGAGCGCACGCTCGATCTGCCGCCGACGGCGACGACCACTCCGAATCCGCAGCGTTCGATCCACGACGCGCAGCAGGGCACGAAGCTGCCCGGGGTGCTCGAGCGCTCCGAGGGCGAGCCCGCCGTCGCCGACGAATCGGTGAACGAGGCCTACGACGGGCTCGGCGCCACCTGGTCGCTGTATTACGACGTGTTCGGCCGCAACTCCCTCGACGACAACGGGCTGCCGCTGGTCGCGAGCGTGCACTACGACAAGAAGTTCGACAACGCCTACTGGGACGGCGAACAGATGGTGTTCGGCGACGGTGACGGCGTCTACTTCAGCTCGTTCACCGACAGCATCGACGTCATCGGACACGAGCTGACCCACGGCCTCACCCAGTACACCGCCGGATTCGTCTACGTCGGCCAGTCCGGTGCGCTCAACGAGTCGATGTCCGATGTGTTCGGGTCGATGGTGAAGCAGCGCTCGCTGGGTCAGTCTGCGGCTCAAGCAGATTGGCTCATCGGGCAGGGCCTGTTCACGGCGCGGGTGCACGGCGAAGCGCTGCGTTCGATGAAGGCACCGGGCACCGCCTACGACGACCCGAACATCGGCAAAGACCCGCAGCCGGCCACGATGGACGGCTACCAGCAACTGCCGCACGACGACTCCGGCGACAACGGCGGCGTGCACATCAACTCCGGCATCCCCAACCACGCGTTCTACCTCGCTGCGGCGGCTCTCGGCGCAAACAGCTGGGAGACGGTCGGGCCGGTCTGGTACGACACCCTCACCCGGGGCGGCCTGCCCAAGGACGCCGACTTCGCCGGGTTCGCGGCCGCGACGATCAAGGCCGCCGAGACTCGCTACGGAGCCGATTCCGAGCAGGAACGTGCCGTCCGGACGGCGTGGGAACAGGTGAAGGTCGTCGTCAGCGCTTGA